A genome region from Pseudanabaena sp. Chao 1811 includes the following:
- a CDS encoding DUF3038 domain-containing protein: MTPNSATSFDNNPDLPQLQAIKAHLDLVLLALESLTGLGSDEMLAVAEKLGLEEILSDRITLWRLRQASPLRKGKGRKKLDVDEARAMTLISCTLAAQQQFAIRNAVAQLEKCTALKRLPYREPILGDYLDRFNTLYQERMAEEEQAKPDAIQKLALKLLIDLLFYSSQIGSRRLWVALFERSQ; the protein is encoded by the coding sequence ATGACTCCCAATTCTGCTACTTCCTTTGATAATAATCCTGATTTGCCGCAGTTGCAGGCAATCAAGGCGCATTTGGATTTAGTATTGTTGGCGTTAGAGTCCTTAACGGGGCTTGGTTCCGATGAAATGCTAGCGGTTGCCGAGAAATTAGGTTTAGAGGAAATTTTGAGCGATCGCATTACGCTCTGGCGGTTGCGGCAGGCGAGTCCATTACGAAAAGGTAAAGGGCGCAAAAAACTCGATGTTGATGAAGCTAGAGCCATGACCCTAATTAGTTGCACCCTCGCTGCCCAGCAACAATTTGCCATTCGCAATGCGGTTGCTCAGTTAGAGAAATGTACTGCTCTCAAACGTCTCCCCTATCGTGAACCCATCCTCGGCGACTATCTCGATCGCTTTAATACGCTCTACCAAGAACGCATGGCAGAGGAGGAGCAAGCAAAACCTGACGCAATCCAAAAATTAGCGTTAAAATTATTAATAGATCTGCTTTTTTACAGTTCCCAAATTGGTTCTCGTCGCCTTTGGGTTGCCTTGTTTGAACGAAGTCAATGA
- a CDS encoding AAA family ATPase — translation MKSPNFQEELSLLIRAKCPIIYVVTWEEERAEKAIAQVAQECSPARQMLYYDLVRGFEHNQEGKNNLLQALQIVENSDRQTASIYVFRDLHRRLASPRLDEIFVRQLRNLYRSFRNSRKTLILLSPLLEMPSELEEQVAVLYFPLPETSEIRNIIEQMIPAEQLRLAGNSLEQLVKACMGMTRDRICHTLSKSIVQKHYLNESDIERVLIEKQKRIRQTEFLEFFTPNETLDSIGGLDNFKLWLMQRQLAFSDEARAYGLPNPRGVLLLGIQGTGKSLCAKAIANLWRLPLLRLDVGRLFGSLVGQSESRTRQTIQLAEALAPCILWIDEIDKAFGGISSSMGDSGTSQRVLGTLLTWMQEKSSPVFVVATANNIHALPPELLRKGRFDELFFINLPTNEERKEIFLLHLNRFRPNELRNFDVDKMAAISKEFSGAEIEQAIVEGMYRAFHEQRDVSTEDIIGAIKETYPLASTAREQISFMQAWATQGRARSASRGESNGQPNPKPSSNSHQAKDLSVLKQATKVAIEKSIDLSISKTVDSANGKHRPLPLPPLPQIKSSSDS, via the coding sequence ATGAAATCTCCTAATTTTCAAGAAGAACTGAGTTTACTCATCCGTGCCAAATGTCCGATTATTTATGTCGTGACATGGGAAGAAGAGCGTGCGGAAAAGGCGATCGCCCAAGTTGCCCAAGAATGCAGTCCAGCCCGTCAAATGCTCTACTACGATTTGGTACGGGGATTTGAGCATAATCAGGAAGGCAAAAATAATTTATTGCAAGCCTTGCAAATTGTCGAAAATAGCGATCGCCAAACGGCAAGTATCTATGTATTTCGCGATCTCCATCGGCGCTTAGCCTCACCTCGTCTTGACGAGATTTTTGTGCGGCAACTGCGAAATCTCTATCGAAGTTTTCGCAATTCACGTAAGACTTTGATTTTACTCAGTCCTCTGCTAGAAATGCCTTCTGAGCTGGAAGAGCAAGTTGCCGTACTCTATTTCCCATTACCCGAAACTTCAGAAATTCGCAATATTATCGAACAGATGATTCCCGCAGAGCAGTTGCGCTTGGCAGGTAATAGCCTCGAACAACTAGTGAAGGCCTGTATGGGGATGACTCGAGATCGCATCTGTCACACCCTTTCTAAATCAATTGTCCAGAAACATTACCTCAATGAATCGGATATTGAGCGTGTTCTGATCGAAAAGCAAAAACGGATTCGCCAAACGGAGTTCTTAGAATTTTTTACACCCAATGAAACCCTAGATAGTATTGGCGGCTTAGATAATTTCAAGCTCTGGCTAATGCAGCGTCAGTTAGCCTTTTCCGATGAAGCCAGAGCCTATGGCTTACCAAACCCAAGGGGCGTTCTCTTATTGGGAATTCAAGGTACAGGCAAAAGTCTTTGCGCGAAGGCGATCGCTAATCTCTGGCGCTTACCTCTTTTACGATTGGATGTGGGGCGCTTATTTGGTAGTTTAGTCGGACAGTCTGAAAGCCGCACCCGTCAGACAATTCAGCTAGCCGAAGCCCTTGCCCCTTGCATTCTCTGGATTGATGAAATCGATAAAGCTTTTGGGGGGATTTCCAGTAGCATGGGGGATTCGGGAACTAGTCAGCGCGTACTAGGCACACTTTTAACATGGATGCAGGAAAAGTCTAGTCCTGTATTTGTTGTCGCCACTGCCAATAATATCCATGCCTTACCACCAGAATTACTACGTAAGGGGAGATTCGATGAATTGTTCTTTATCAATTTGCCCACGAACGAAGAGCGCAAAGAAATTTTTCTACTCCATTTGAATCGATTTCGCCCGAATGAATTGCGAAACTTTGATGTTGATAAGATGGCAGCAATTTCCAAGGAATTTAGTGGGGCAGAAATCGAACAGGCTATCGTGGAAGGGATGTATCGAGCTTTCCATGAACAAAGGGATGTGAGTACCGAAGATATTATCGGCGCAATTAAAGAAACCTATCCCTTGGCTAGTACTGCCAGAGAACAGATTAGTTTCATGCAAGCTTGGGCAACTCAAGGCAGAGCAAGAAGTGCTTCGCGAGGGGAATCAAATGGGCAACCGAATCCGAAACCAAGTAGTAATTCCCATCAGGCAAAGGATCTTAGTGTGCTGAAACAAGCAACTAAAGTGGCGATCGAGAAGTCAATTGATTTGTCCATCAGCAAGACCGTTGACAGCGCCAATGGCAAGCATCGCCCTCTACCATTACCTCCCTTACCGCAAATCAAATCTAGCTCAGACTCATGA
- a CDS encoding GAF and HD-GYP domain-containing protein, whose product MDIGDTKSESFALIEKLNEIGIALSAEKNTPKLLEMILRGAKTILNADAGTLYLATEDKRFLQFEIMMNDSLGTILVSKPDEPIPFPPLPLYDDKGKANETMVAARAAVYKQTINIPDAYTSETFDFSGTRAFDTRTGYRSQSFLTLPMLNHENELIGVLQLINAKDAHTNQIIEFSQISQRIAESLASQAAIALTNNKLIGQFRELFESFINLMSEAIDKKSPYNGAHCRRVPTLTMMIADAACKAEYGIFKDFKLDEDQRYELKIAGLLHDCGKVTTPVHVIDKATKLETIFDRIHLVNTRFEVLKRDAEISFLNQKIAAIESGNLSVIPDLEDALQQKLAQYSSDQNFLRICNIGGEFMSAEHKERLQQIAKYRWIDPQGVETNFLTDNEVYNLNISRGTLTAEERKIINDHIVVTIEMLEQLPYPRNLRRVPEYAGGHHERMDGKGYPKGLTREQMSLPARMMGIADIFEALSAKDRPYKKGKTLTECLHILGKMKIDNHIDPDLFDLFVSEKVYLRYANEYLDPDQIDEVDENNIPGYTPPFAYFFSTS is encoded by the coding sequence ATGGACATTGGCGACACCAAATCAGAATCATTTGCACTAATTGAAAAATTAAACGAAATTGGTATTGCTCTGTCGGCGGAAAAAAATACGCCCAAGTTATTAGAAATGATTTTGAGGGGAGCAAAAACAATTTTAAATGCCGATGCAGGGACGCTTTATCTTGCCACTGAGGATAAACGGTTTCTTCAATTTGAAATCATGATGAACGATTCATTAGGGACGATTTTAGTTTCTAAGCCAGATGAGCCCATCCCCTTCCCCCCCTTGCCACTTTATGATGACAAGGGAAAGGCGAATGAAACAATGGTGGCAGCCCGTGCGGCTGTATACAAGCAAACCATTAATATTCCTGATGCCTACACATCGGAAACTTTTGACTTTTCGGGGACTAGAGCTTTTGATACGAGAACAGGCTATCGATCGCAGTCATTTTTGACACTACCAATGCTCAATCATGAAAATGAACTGATTGGGGTATTGCAGTTAATTAATGCCAAAGATGCCCATACCAATCAAATTATTGAGTTCTCGCAAATCTCCCAGCGCATTGCCGAATCCTTGGCATCGCAAGCGGCGATCGCCTTGACCAATAACAAACTGATCGGACAGTTTCGTGAGCTATTTGAGTCATTTATTAATCTCATGTCTGAGGCGATCGACAAAAAATCACCCTACAATGGTGCTCACTGTCGCCGCGTACCGACCTTGACCATGATGATTGCCGACGCAGCTTGCAAGGCGGAGTATGGCATTTTCAAAGATTTTAAATTGGATGAAGATCAGCGCTATGAACTCAAGATTGCAGGACTGCTCCACGACTGCGGTAAGGTAACTACGCCTGTACATGTGATCGACAAAGCAACAAAACTAGAAACCATTTTTGATCGCATTCATTTGGTCAATACGCGCTTTGAAGTGCTGAAGCGGGATGCAGAGATTAGTTTTCTCAACCAAAAAATTGCAGCGATCGAATCTGGAAATCTCAGCGTCATCCCAGATCTTGAAGATGCTCTACAACAAAAACTTGCCCAATATTCCAGCGATCAGAATTTCCTGCGTATCTGTAATATCGGTGGTGAGTTCATGAGTGCTGAGCATAAGGAACGGCTCCAGCAAATCGCTAAATATCGCTGGATCGATCCTCAAGGCGTGGAAACCAATTTCCTAACTGATAATGAAGTCTACAATCTGAATATTTCTAGAGGAACGCTGACGGCGGAAGAACGCAAAATTATTAATGATCACATCGTCGTTACCATCGAAATGCTGGAGCAATTGCCCTATCCGCGCAATCTCCGCCGTGTACCAGAATATGCAGGCGGGCATCACGAACGTATGGATGGTAAAGGCTATCCCAAAGGCTTGACCCGAGAGCAAATGTCTCTACCTGCCAGAATGATGGGAATTGCCGATATTTTTGAAGCTCTAAGTGCCAAAGATCGTCCCTACAAAAAAGGTAAAACTTTGACAGAATGCCTGCATATCCTCGGTAAGATGAAGATAGATAACCATATTGATCCTGATCTGTTTGATCTATTTGTTAGCGAAAAAGTTTATTTACGCTATGCCAATGAATATCTCGATCCCGATCAGATTGATGAAGTCGATGAAAATAATATCCCCGGATATACCCCACCTTTTGCTTATTTTTTCAGCACTAGCTAA
- the ubiE gene encoding bifunctional demethylmenaquinone methyltransferase/2-methoxy-6-polyprenyl-1,4-benzoquinol methylase UbiE yields MSQPSETDVQQIFDRIAPVYDRFNDLLSLGQHRIWKKMALRWCEPQRGETWLDLCCGSGDMTALLAQKVAPTGQVIGVDFSKELLAIAADKARNYLPKIQKSLTWQEGNVLNLPFADNSFDGATLAYGLRNVTNIPQCLSELHRVLKTGAKAAILDFHRPSDRLMQTFQDFYLDRVVVPLADRFSMTAEYAYIAPSLARFPIGSEQVKLAKSAGFSLATHYAIANGMMGILVLQK; encoded by the coding sequence ATGTCTCAACCTTCGGAAACTGATGTCCAACAGATTTTCGATCGCATTGCGCCAGTTTACGATCGCTTCAATGATCTCCTTAGTTTAGGTCAACATCGCATCTGGAAAAAAATGGCATTGCGTTGGTGTGAGCCACAGCGAGGAGAAACATGGCTTGATCTCTGTTGTGGATCTGGAGATATGACCGCTCTGCTCGCTCAAAAAGTCGCACCGACGGGGCAAGTGATCGGTGTGGATTTTTCTAAAGAACTTTTAGCGATCGCGGCGGACAAAGCGCGTAATTATTTACCGAAAATTCAAAAAAGTCTGACATGGCAAGAGGGTAATGTGTTGAATTTGCCCTTTGCCGACAATAGCTTTGATGGGGCGACCTTGGCCTATGGGTTACGCAATGTGACTAATATCCCACAATGTCTATCGGAGTTACATCGAGTCTTAAAAACTGGAGCTAAGGCAGCAATTCTTGACTTTCATCGTCCTAGCGATCGCCTGATGCAAACTTTTCAAGACTTTTATCTGGATCGAGTAGTTGTGCCACTAGCTGATCGGTTCTCAATGACTGCCGAATATGCCTATATTGCGCCGAGTTTAGCGAGATTTCCAATTGGTTCTGAGCAGGTCAAACTCGCCAAATCCGCAGGTTTTTCTCTTGCTACCCACTATGCGATCGCCAATGGCATGATGGGAATATTAGTTTTGCAAAAGTAG
- a CDS encoding Uma2 family endonuclease yields the protein MAQTVSNPITLAEFLQQPETKPACEYIDGQILQKPMPQGKHSILQGELVPKINGILRTKQIAWAFPELRCTFGGRSTVPDIAIFEWARIPSDEYGEVANIFAIAPDWVIEILSPDQSQTRVTKNILHCLKYATQMGWLIYPRERTVFIYRPKQEIEVFDDPESVIPVPLFASEIQIKVKDLFSWLLK from the coding sequence ATGGCACAAACAGTTAGCAATCCCATAACCTTAGCTGAGTTTCTCCAACAACCAGAAACTAAGCCCGCTTGTGAATATATTGATGGTCAGATCTTACAGAAGCCAATGCCACAGGGAAAACACAGTATCTTGCAAGGTGAACTTGTACCTAAAATTAACGGCATCTTAAGAACAAAACAGATTGCTTGGGCTTTTCCTGAACTGCGTTGTACCTTTGGCGGGCGATCAACTGTACCAGATATCGCAATTTTTGAATGGGCGCGGATTCCTAGTGACGAATATGGTGAAGTGGCAAATATATTTGCGATCGCTCCAGATTGGGTAATTGAGATTTTATCGCCCGACCAAAGTCAAACCAGAGTTACCAAAAATATTTTGCATTGCTTGAAATATGCAACCCAAATGGGATGGTTAATTTATCCCAGAGAAAGAACTGTGTTTATATACCGCCCCAAGCAAGAGATTGAGGTATTTGACGATCCAGAATCGGTAATTCCTGTGCCATTATTTGCCAGCGAAATCCAGATCAAAGTTAAAGATTTGTTTAGTTGGTTACTAAAATAG